GGAAGGGCCGCGTCGAGGCCGGCGAGCCGCCCGGATTGCAAGGCGCCTCGAGGCGCCGCGTCAGGCGCGGCTACGCAAGCGAGCCGCAAGCCGGGATGGATCGCGGGCGAGCTAGGCGGGGCCGCCGTCGGCGGGAGCTTGAGGCGCCGCCGGCTTCGTGTCGGGAGCGGGCGCGGGCTGGCCGGCGGGCTCCGTTCCCTGCTGCGGCTCTTCCTGGCCCGGCAGGACCCAGCGCTCCGGCGGCTTGCGGGGATAGTTGAACACCGAATCGGGTGTCAGCCCGATGATGATCACGGCCGACAGGATCAGCGGCGAGACCACGATCAGGGCGAGGGTGCGCTTCTCCAGCGCCAAGTGCATGAAGTAGGCCGCCACCAGCCCCGCCTTGGCGAGCGCCATGGTGATCAGGCTGATGATCATGACGAGCTTGGGCAGGTGCAGGTAGAAGATGCCGACTTCCGCGAGCGTCAGGACGAGAAGCGCCCAGAACACCCCCATGTAATTCGGCTCTTTGTGCTCGGCCGCTTCCATCTCCCGCCTCAGATCAGATAGACGAAGGTGAAGACCAGGATCCAGATCAGATCCACGAAATGCCAGTAGAGCCCGACGATCTCGACCGAGCCCCAGCGCTGCGCGCTGTAACGTCCCCGCGCCGCGGCGGCCAGGATGAAGCCCAGGTAAATGACGCCGCTGAGGACGTGGCAGCCGTGGAAGCCGGTCAGGACATAGAAGGTGGCGCCGAACAGGCTCTTCTGGACCGTGAGCCCCTCATTGATAAGGTGGGTCCATTCGTAGGCCTGGATCCCGAGGAAGCTGGCGCCTCCCAGCATCGTGAGCGCCAGGAACTTTTTGAGGCCGGCGACGTTTCCATGCTGGATCGCCGAGACCGCCTTGACCATGGTGACCGACGAGCAGATCAAGATGAAGGTGTTGAGGGCGGTGAGCGGGACTCCGAGGATCGACGACGGGACCGGCCACAGCGGATTGCTCATCCGGACCGCTGCATAGGCGCACAGCAGCCCCGCGAACGACATCGCGTCGCTCATCAGGAACAGCCACATCATGATCTTGCCCCAGTCGGGGCTCAGGGGAGACGGCTGCGCGGGATCGATCGGGTGGCTCATGGCTGCGGCATGGTTCACGACGTCTGGCGCTCCGAACGGGCTTTATTGGAGGCGGCGAGCATTCGCCTGCCCCATCGAGCCCGGAAATTTACCATAGCCCTTTCGGGGGCCGCAACAGGAACCGGACTGCCTACCCACACCCGGCGGTCGAGGTGGGCTCAGGCGCGCAAGTCTTGTGGCACCTTTTGGCGATTTTCTTCATTGCGGCGGGATCGCCGGCGGCGGTATATTCCGACTCCGAATCGCGGATGGAGCGAAAAACCCCCGCGATCGCCGCCGGACCCTCTACCAGACCCCGACCTCGGCATCTCTCTCCAAACGACTGGCGCGGGGGGCATATGGAGTCGAAGCCGGGCCGCTACGGAACCGAAGACCTGTTCGTCCGCGCTCTCTTTCATCCCGGGTACTGGAAGACGCTGGCCCGGCTGCTGCGCTGGGACCGGACCCGCGTGACGCTGGAAGACTCCATGCTGCGCTTCAGCAACTACGGGTTCGAGCCTGCCAGCGTCTTTCCCTCCGGCAGCATCACCAAGGACCAAATCCAGGAAATCAACCTGGCCTCCTATCCCTCCCAGCTGCGGCTGAAGAGCGGCGAGGTCCTTTTCATCCCCCAGGTTCCCCGGGACAGGGAGGCGCTCCTCGCATTCGTCGACCTTCATGACCTGCCGACCCAGCGGCGCAGCTCCGTCTGGGGCGCGCTGCTGGAGCCCTTCCTCGACTCGTCCGAGGAGCAGGAGACGATCGACCGGCAGTTCACCTGGTTCGCGAAGGTGGGGCTGGACCG
This genomic window from Candidatus Polarisedimenticolia bacterium contains:
- a CDS encoding cytochrome C oxidase subunit IV family protein; translation: MEAAEHKEPNYMGVFWALLVLTLAEVGIFYLHLPKLVMIISLITMALAKAGLVAAYFMHLALEKRTLALIVVSPLILSAVIIIGLTPDSVFNYPRKPPERWVLPGQEEPQQGTEPAGQPAPAPDTKPAAPQAPADGGPA
- a CDS encoding cytochrome c oxidase subunit 3 codes for the protein MNHAAAMSHPIDPAQPSPLSPDWGKIMMWLFLMSDAMSFAGLLCAYAAVRMSNPLWPVPSSILGVPLTALNTFILICSSVTMVKAVSAIQHGNVAGLKKFLALTMLGGASFLGIQAYEWTHLINEGLTVQKSLFGATFYVLTGFHGCHVLSGVIYLGFILAAAARGRYSAQRWGSVEIVGLYWHFVDLIWILVFTFVYLI